The genome window GCGATGTGCGCATTCGTGCAAACTATCGCGCGTTGGGTGTCAGCTCCCACCTGGAGGCGGTCTGCACCGGCACCATGCTCGGCATCCTGCCGTGCTACATCGCCCGAAAGCGGGCGGGTCTGGAGCGGATCCTTCAGGACAAGGTCGCGCTCGATCGCACGTATTGGTTGGCCGTCCACGAGGATCTGGCAAATTCTAACCGGGTCCGCTTCCTGATGCAGAAGATCGAAGAATGGGTCAAGGAAGATAGGAATATCTTCAGATTGGATAGCTGAGGATTTCACCCCCGGCGTGAAAAGGCTCGCGGCGCATCAGGCCCCTCCGCGGAGTGGGTGATGTTCCCGACACCGGCGAAATCACGGGAGTTGTTGGCTGGGAAAAGGCGAGCCTGCTGAGGGCCTGGTTTCCGCTATGAGCAATCGCCGAGGGAGACTGGCCGACAGGCCGGTTTGTCCTTCGACCGGCGGCCAGCCCGCTGCCATCCCCCCTGCCACGGCGCGGCTGAGCCTGTGGGTCAGGGCAGCGTGTGCGTTGCGCAGGGTCAGCGTTGGCGTCCCCGCGAGATCCGCGGCGATCTGCTGCGCACGCGCCTGAAGGCAGTTCGGGTAAAGACTTCGGTCACTACGCCGAGATCATAGGCCCGCCGAGCGTCCAGCTTCTGCCCTATGACCAGGAAGTGGCGCGCGCAATTGATGCCGAGGCGTTCGATCCACGTCGCATGGATGCCGTCGCCGGGCGCGACGTTGTTGGCAACATCCGGGTCTTGGAACCAAGCCTGTTCGCTCGCGACGACGACATCGTCCAGGACCGCGAATTCCGAGGGGATGGGAGCCGGAACGTTGACGGCGGCGGCGACAGGCAGGCCGCAATCGATGCAGCTTTGCACCATGCGCCGGCAGTGACACGCGACGATCGACCAGACACCAAGCCACTTGCCCTGGCCGTCATCACCTCTGCATAGCCACCGTCGCGGTGAATGCCGGTCCACATCTGGTCGGTACAGCGGGTGAAGTCTCCGCGCGTGCACATCGCGCATTTTCCGCACGGGCCAGCAAGGAAGCCGACACCGACACGCTGCCCGACGGTCCAACCCTCGACGCCTACGCCGACGCACTCGATGCGTCCGACAGCCTCGTGGCCCGGGACGCGAGGGTATTCGATCGGCACCATGTTGTTTTCGACGGTCCAGCAGTCCGTGTGGCAGACGCCGCACGCCTCAACCCTGATCCGCACTTCGCCCTGTCCGGGCTCAGTGATTGGCCGCTCGACGAGCTCGAGGAGGCCGGGCGCACTGGCTTGGACGACGCGATATGTAGCAGTCATAATTCCCACCAAGCAATAGCGCCGGAACCCGACCGGAGGTCCGGGTACGTAACGGAATTGTGGGATCAGGTGGTGCGCGCCGAGAGGCGGTCGGTCAGGCCGCGAAGGTGATCGGCTTGCCCTTGTCGAAGCGCGTCAGCCTGTCGCCGAGATTGAACTTGGCAAAGACATCGGTGAGTTGATCCTGGTCTTCCTTCAGATGCCCCCAACCTTCGTTGTGGGCTGAGACCAGCGCGGCATCGGGGAAGGCTGCGGCTGCTTCGAGCGCGTCCTCGCTGCCCATGGTCATGTGAAAGCGACCGCGGGGCTCGGCCGCGCCGGTGAAGAGAACCACGACCTTCGGGGCGAAGCGCCGGGCGACTTCGGCCGTGCCATCGAACCAAAGCGTGTCGCCGGTGATGTAGAGGAGGTCGCCCGGCGCCTGAACGCCGATGGCAAACCCGATGACA of Paroceanicella profunda contains these proteins:
- a CDS encoding enoyl-CoA hydratase-related protein codes for the protein MRDVHARRLHPLYRPDVDRHSPRRWLCRGDDGQGKWLGVWSIVACHCRRMVQSCIDCGLPVAAAVNVPAPIPSEFAVLDDVVVASEQAWFQDPDVANNVAPGDGIHATWIERLGINCARHFLVIGQKLDARRAYDLGVVTEVFTRTAFRRVRSRSPRISRGRQR